A section of the Phacochoerus africanus isolate WHEZ1 chromosome 4, ROS_Pafr_v1, whole genome shotgun sequence genome encodes:
- the LOC125124202 gene encoding olfactory receptor 2T33-like: MENANDTTGINFILLGLFNHTQSHQFLFSIVLMTFLTSLMGNVFMILLIHTDPRLHTPMYFLLSQLSLMDMMLVLTIVPKMAVNYLMNTRSISPVGCGTQIFLFLTLGGGECFLLAAMAYDRYVAICHPLRYPILMNQKLCLHMTAGSWVLGGVDGLMQAAATLSFPYCHSREINHFFCEAPSVVRLACADTTIFEFFMYVCCILMLLIPLSLILASYSLILTAVLRMQSTAARKKAFSTCSSHLAVVGLFFGTIMFIYMWPKSYHSVAHDKVVSTFYTIFTPVLNPLIYSVRNKEVKGALRKFLEKHFWWSP, from the coding sequence ATGGAAAATGCAAATGACACCACAGGAATAAACTTCATTCTTCTAGGGCTCTTTAACCACACACAGTCCCATCAGTTCCTCTTTTCCATAGTGCTCATGACCTTTCTCACCTCCCTGATGGGCAATGTCTTCATGATCTTGCTCATTCACACGGATCCCCGCctgcacacacccatgtacttcctGCTTAGCCAGCTCTCCCTCATGGACATGATGCTGGTCCTCACTATTGTCCCCAAAATGGCAGTCAACTACCTGATGAACACCAGGTCCATCTCTCCTGTTGGCTGTGGCACCCAGATCTTCCTGTTTCTCACTCTGGGTGGGGGTGAGTGCTTCCTTTTAGcagccatggcctatgaccgctatgtggctaTCTGTCACCCTCTGCGATACCCAATCCTCATGAATCAGAAGCTCTGCTTGCACATGACAGCAGGCTCCTGGGTTTTGGGAGGAGTAGATGGGTTGATGCAGGCTGCTGCCACCCTGAGCTTCCCTTACTGTCATTCTCGGGAAATCAACCATTTCTTCTGTGAGGCACCATCAGTCGTTCGCCTTGCCTGTGCAGACACTACGATTTTTGAGTTTTTCATGTATGTCTGTTGCATTCTGATGCTCTTGATCCCACTGTCTCTCATTTTGGCCTCCTACAGTCTCATCCTGACTGCTGTGCTTCGCATGCAGTCCACTGCTGCCAGGAAAAAAGCCTTTTCCACCTGTTCCTCCCACCTGGCTGTGGTGGGGCTCTTCTTTGGCACCATCATGTTTATCTACATGTGGCCCAAATCCTACCATTCAGTGGCCCACGACAAGGTTGTCTCTACCTTTTATACCATTTTCACACCTGTGTTGAACCCCCTTATATACAGTGTGAGAAATAAAGAGGTCAAGGGGGCTTTGAGAAAGTTTCTGGAGAAACATTTTTGGTGGTCTCCATAG